The following is a genomic window from Stenotrophomonas maltophilia.
CCTTCGCTAAGAATCACGCGAGCGGTAGAGGCAGCCCCAAAGTCTGCATCGACAAATACGAAGTACTGACCCGTCTGCGGTAGGCTTGGAAGATTGAAGAACTGATGGGTGGTGACATTCGCGCTGGAGAACAGGGTCCCATCCGGCTTGTAAACCGCGTAGTTGACGTATCGACCGGCAGGCAGCGTCGCCTGGCCCATGACCTGAAAGGACAGAGACTCCCCGGCCTGTGCGTTGAACAGCAGCCTGGCGTTCTGCCCCCGTCGCGGCACAACCAACTGCAGGGGCGTTTCGCGCTGAAGATCCATGCGGAGATCGTTGGTAAGCGTCACCTTCCCCTGGAAGGTCTGCGCCGTTGAACTCGGAGCAAAGACCACACTGTAGATCGCCGTCTGCGGTGCCCGAATATTGAGCTGACATCCGTCGTAGCTGGGAAGGCAGGATGCGCTGACCACCGTGTTGCTTCGATTCATGACGGTGGCATACATCGAGGTTCCGGAGGAGAGAGTGAGCCCCTCCAGCCCCAGTCCCAGCCGCTGGTCCACACTTCCACTGAAGATGAATCGCTTCTTCTGACCGGCAATCGTCGTTGCAAGCGGCAGCGTTTCGCCGTCGGCCATGATCATGCGGCTGCGCTCGATGGCCAGCTTCCAGCTGGCGGGCCCCTGCGAAGGCTTGATCAGCAGCAGGTACGTTCCCGCTTTCGCCGCAGGCGGCAGTAGCACGGTGGGGTCTGAGGTCGTTGCGGTACCGTCAACCACCTTGCGATTTGAGGGATCGTAGAGCGTGTAAGCCAGATTGCCGGCCGTGATTGCCGACATCTGGACGTCGAGATGCTCACCCAGCTCAGCATCGAACAGGAGGGCCACCTGCTGGCCGGCGTTCTGGGTGGACAGAGGGATCTCCACACCGTCTGCCTGAACGCGCCGTACGGCAGCGATCTCAGCCGCCGTGACACCAGAAGGCAACACCACCAGATCCCGATCACTGACGGCCAAACCATAGGGCGTGGACAGACTCACCCTGGAACTGGCGCCCCCCAGGGGCACCGAAAATTCCACCTCATTGTTCGCAGCACGCGCGACCAGCGCCGAGCGCGTGCCTACGCGGACGGTAGTCTGATGTGGAAGCGGGTACAACGATTCACCCAGCAGGGTGACTTTCGCCCCAACGGAAACAATCTGAGGGGAGAAGCTATCAATTCTTGGTGTACGACTGGATTGATCAACCACAAAGTCCGTGCGGCTGGTGACCGACTGCGCTCCAACCGTTACAGAGATCGGGCCGGTAACCGCGCCTGACGGCACCACCACCTGCAGTTCGCTACCACTGGCCCCGAGCACGTCCGCGCTGACACCCCCAAAACGCACTGCGTTGGCAGTCGGCTCAGCACTGAAACCCTGCCCCTGGATGCGCACAGGCGTACCGCTGACACCGCGGCCAGGGCTGAAGCCGAACAACACCAGCTCGCCGGCTGCAAAGCGCTCGACCTTCTGGATGTTGCCCATCACATCGTATACGTAACGCGCAGATTCCCCCGCGTCATTGGTCACGGCAGTCAAACGCCCATTGGCGTCATAGACATAGCTTGTTGCCCATGCCTGGGCGGCAAGCGCAAGTACGATCAGGCTCATCAGCCAAACTGCGAGGCGATGTATGTGATATCGCCCTCCCCTGCCGAAGACGCCAGCCATTCGGCCAGCACCTGCACTGCAACGCATGCGTCCTTCCATAAATGCTCACCCCTGAGCTAGCAGCATTCCCGCCGCTTCGTGGAATTGCAGGCGCCCTCGTGGCGCGTCCAGTGGGAAGGATATACAGTCACCAGCGAAGCTCTGTCAATCCGGACGGAGATGACCACGTCCAGGACTGAGATGGGGCGCACAAGGATCGGCGGGATACTCGCAATTGCGTCATTGCTGAGCGCCTGCTCTCCGCTGGGCGAAGCGATAGCGACCCAGCAACAGAACCAGCAAACCCGGATGGGGGAGTTGTTGTTCAACGACACGCGGCTCGGCGCGGATGGCACGACCAGCTGCAGCTCCTGCCATGCAGCTGAGCACGCCTTCACCGATGCGCGAGCCGTTTCCATTGGCGCCTTCGGCAAGGCCGGCACGCGAAACGCGCCGAGCCTGATTGGACTAAGAGCAAAGGGCCCCCAGTTCTGGGATGGGCGGGAGAGCAGTCTCGCTGCCGCGGTACTTCAACCCTGGGCGAATCCTGTTGAGATGGGGCATGCGACGGTGCCCGAAGCAATGCAACATATCTCCAGGCATCCGGAGTATGCAGAATTCCTTGGGAGACCTGTAACCGAGCAGGACATCGCAGAAGCCCTCTCCAGTTATCTGCTCAGTCTTCAACCCGCGCCAAGTCCGTACGATCGGGCTCGCCTATCGGGAGATTCCCAGCTCCTGGGTCCACGAGCGGAGCGCGGCATGGCACTTTTCAAAGGCAAGGCTCAGTGCGCCAGTTGCCATTCCCTGGATGGAACTCACGAGTTGAGCGACGGGAAGTTTCATCACGCGAGCGTGGGCTTCGAGCGCATTGCCGGCAATCTCCGAAATCTACAGATCCAGTTGGAGGATGCACGCGCAGCAGGCCAGCCGCTGGGAACCCTGGTTCTCACGGAGACCGATATTGCGGAGCTGGGCCGCTTTGCTGTGAGCGGCAACCCCAAGGACATGGGGGCGTTCCGCACCCCGAGCCTTCGCAATGTAGCCCGCACTGCCCCGTATATGCACGACGGCAGCATCCAGACCCTGGATGCTGCCGTCGAACACGAACTCTACTATCGAGGACTGACCACCGGGCAACCGATCAGCCTGACCATTGAGGAAAGGCATGATCTCATTGCATTCCTGCAAGCCTTGAGCAACCCGTAACTGGCCCTTCTGAAGTCACTGCTCGGGAGCGGCCGGTTCGACTGGGAATATCTCAAGCTCCTGGCTTCCCGCCAACTTCCCGTTGAGGCTGACTTCAAACAAATACCGCCCGACCCGCCAGGGCTCGCCTGGCTCAAACACCAGTTTCGGCGCGGCAGCATTACCCGCATTCAGCCGAAGCTTCCGGACGCCCGCAGTGCTGCCATCGGCCAGTGCAATCATCTTTACGGATAGATCCGCACCTCGCGTCGAACCCTGACTCTTGAGCGACAGCTCAATGGCATCGCCAGGATGCGCCGGCCGCATGGAGTTGCCTGACGACTGGCCAACCGGGCGTGCGACAACCTCCACGAACGAAAACTCCTCAGCGGTTGCCGCGCTTGCTGCTGGCGGCACTGGGTCAGCGGGTGATCGGCCACACCCCACAAGCACTAAACCGAGACACAGCATGGCTGCCATCCGAACTTCCCTTGTCATCCCCATGACACGTCCTTTTTCTCTGTGATGGCTTCGGATAGTAACCGTAACCGGGCGGCATCTGACAGAAGCAGGCGTGCCAGATACCCCCCGGCCAATCGGAGGAGTTTGCACCACGCACCAATCCATCACGTCAATGATTCACAGGACATCGATGGATGCAGCCCATCGATCTCTAGGAATAATCGCAAAAATCCAACAATTTCGATGTTCGACGCGACAGCAGCGCCAGAATGGTCACCACGCCTGCGGGCGCCGATCACCTCCTGCGCATGAATGGATTTCCTGCACCGCGCCCCCTGCAACTGGCGCTTCTGGATGACCACGAAATCGTCCGTCGCGGCACCGCCCTCCATCTTGCCGGCGACCGCCGCTTCACCATCGTCGCCAGCCATACCCACAGCGACGATCTCATCAACAGCCTGCGGTACGCCCGGGTGGATGTAGCCATCATCGACCTGACCCTGGCCCCGGGCGACCGCGACGGCGCCGAGCTGGTGGCGCTGCTGCGCGAGCAGTTTCCTCGCATGCCGCTGCTGGCATTCGCAACGCACCTACCCACCACCAATCTCAATCACCTGATCGGCACGGGACTGAGTGGCTTTGTCAGCAAGGCCGAGCCACTCCACGCTCTCTCCGACGCGATCCTGCGTGTTGCGCAGGGCTTGACCCGCGCGCCGCCGGATTTCACCCTGGCCATCGGGCGCCACGAGCTCACCCGCAACGAGCGCGAGGTCCTGGACCTGCTGTTGGAGGGATTCACCCTGTCCGAGATCGCCCTGCGTCGCCATCGCAGCATCAAGACCGTCAGTACGCAGAAGATCGCCGCGTTACGCAAGCTTGGACTGCGCAGCGACATTGAAGTCTACGCCATGCGTGAACGAATGCTGGAGCTGCGGTGAGACGCGGCAGCGCACTCCGCCAGCCTGCGTTGATTGCACTGCTGCTGACGCTGCTTCTATTGCCCGGCGCGGCGGCCGAGGATGCCACGCTGCAACACTGGCCTCCGAACGGCCATGTCCGGGTGGCCATGCCGCCGTCCCTGCGCCCGATGCCGGCCGCACTGACTGACAACGCGTCTCCGGCAACCCTTGCCCATGGCTATGCGGAGATCGTGTCCCGGCATACCCGCCTGGTGTTTGAAGAGATCCCCTACCCCAGCATCGAGGCTTCAATCCACGCCGTCTGCCGGAATGAGGCTGAACTGGTGATGGTGTTCGGCGGCGCCAGGCACCGTGCACCCCCCTGCCCTGACCTGATCGCGTCCGGCGCATATCCCGGCGGGGCCACGCTGCTGGCCGCACGTTCGGGCACGCGACTGCCACGCGACGTGCACGAACTGCACGGGTGGACGATCGCGGTGGTCCGGGGCGGGCCCTTTGCGGGCTGGCTGGCCGCACATCATCCGCAGATTCAGCTGCGGCATTTTCCGGATCGGCACGCCACGCTTGCCGCCGTTGCAGCGGGCCTCGCCGACGTAGCCATCGGCCTGGAAAGCACCCTGCGACCGATGGTCCGTCGTCACTTCAATGGCAGCCTGCAACTGCAACCACTTGAAAGTGACTTCTCCTCCGACCTGCATCTGCTGGTGCGTCGCCAGAACGAAGCCCTGCTGCGACGGATCGACAAGGCCGTGCGTGACATCACGCTGGACGAGCACGCCGGCCTGCTGCATCTATGGGCCGAGCAGGCGTTGCCAGCCTCCCTCGGCGAGGCGCTGCGCTGGGCGCGGCAACCGCCTGCGCTTGCCTGGGTGGCGCTGATCCCCCTGCTGGCCGCCCTGCCCTTGTTGTGGCGCCTGCGCCATCGCCTGCGCCCAGGCAGCGATCGGCTGGGCGCACGTGCGGCGGGCATGATCAGCCACGAAATGCGCAATGCAGCCCAGGCCATGCTCGCCGCGATCGAGTTGCTGGCACAGTCGCCGCTACGCCGCGGGCAAGGCGAGCTGGTTGGCGTTGCCAAGGCCGCCGGCCACTCGCTTCGCGCTTTGCTGAATCGGGCGCTGGACTTCTCGCGAGTGGCCGCCGGCACGTTCACTCCACAGCCTCGGCCTTGCGATGTGCTGGGCCTGTGCCAGCAAGTGCTGTATGCCATTGACCCTCACGCTCGCCGCAAGGGGCTGCGGCTGCAGTTTGCGGCGCCTGCGGCGCCCTCGCCCAGCGTAATGATCGACCCGGATGCCCTGCGCCAGATCGCCAGCAACCTGCTGATCAATGCCGTGAAGTTCAGTGATGCCGGCAGCATCGAGCTACGCCTGGATCTGGTGCCGCCCGCGCGGCCGCGCGAACTGCTGCTGGAGGTCATCGACAGCGGGATCGGCATCGCGCCTGACACGTTGAAAACCCTGTTCCGCCCCTTCCACCAGGGTGCCGGCGGCAAGCGTCGCGGCGGCAGCGGGCTGGGGCTGGCCATCTGCCGCGAGCTGGCCCGCGCGATGGGAGGCGAACTGACCGTGCACAGCGTGCTCGGCAAAGGCAGCCGATTCATCCTGCGCCTGCCGGTGCGCGCCACCAGGGCAACCACGGATCCGGCACCAGCTCGCACTGCGGCAGCCCCGCTGGCGGGGCTGGCGCTGTTGCTGGCGGAGGATCACCCACTGAACCGGCGCGTGGTTGCCGAACAGCTGCGACAGTTGGGCGCCGAGGTGTGCGCGGTGGCTGAAGCCACCGAAGCGCTGGCCGAACAGGCGCGCCACCCTCGCAGCGTGATGCTGCTTGATATCGGGCTTCGCGGCATGGATGGCCATGCGCTGGCAGGAGAGCTGCGACGACAGTCGGACACGCCGTTGCGACTGATCGCCCTGTCCGCGCGCACCGGACGCAGGCATCTTGAACGCTGCAGGGCATCAGGTTTCGATGCCGTGCTGACCAAACCGCTGCGGCCGGCGCAGCTGCTGCAGGCGCTGGAACTGCACGCACCGCAGGGAGTCGCACCCGACGAAGCAACCGCCGCAACCGACAGCCTGCTGGCTGCCTATCTGAGCGACATGGGCAACGAACTAGGGAGCATTGAAGGCTGCCTGCGCGATCACAACGCGCCCGCACTGCGCCACCATGCACATCGACTGCAGGGGACCTTGCAGATGCTCGGCGCCCACGAGCAGGCCGCACTGGCGGCCGCACTCTGGGATCTGGGGCAGCGTGCCACGCCGGACTGGAGCGCGGCGCGGCAGCTGCTTGAACGCCTGCGGGATTGGCACGGCGCCCGCACGGCGGATGCCCTGCCATCGCCCTGATCAGGCGGCCAGGCGCTCGACCTGGCGGCGGGTCAGGTCGTTGAAGCGACCCAGCGACATCAGGTGCTGGTGAATCAGCGCCATCCAGCCGCTGCGGTGCCACTCGACCACGGTCGCTTCCGGCAGCGCGACGAACTTCTCGACGTCCACCACCAGGAAGCCATTGAGGTTGAACTCACGGCCATCGGGGGTACGCACGGTGGCGTTGCGCTCGACCAGCAGGCCGTTGTCGACCAGGGCTTTGGAGAAGGCCAGGGTCTGCTCGTGTTCACGGGTGAACTGGCCGCAGAATTCCAGCGCCTGCTGCACCATTTCGGTGGCCTTGCCGTCGGTGAACAGCGGCTGCCCTTCCTCGCCGCCCTTGACAACGCGCGGGCTGTCTTCGTCGATGCCCAGCAGGAAGTCATTGTCCGCGCCGGTGTCGATGAAGATGAAGGGATGGCGGCGCAGGTAGGCCGGGATGTAGGTCTCGTCTTCCCACAGGCCGTCCTTGATGAACAGGTTCTGGTCGGACACGCCCACGGCGGCCATCGGCACCGCGCCCGGGCCGGCAAACAGGATCGGGAAGTGATGCAGGGCCAGCGCGAACTCGCCCAGCACCAGCGGAATGGCGTTGTTGCCGGCGGCGAACTCGAGGCGGCCCGGCAGGATGCGCAGGTCGGCGTGGAGATCGGCCTGCAGCGGCACCGGACGGGAATAGAACAGGGGTGCGCCGCTCGGCGCAGCTTCGGTGGTGGTGTCGCTGGTGGTGGTCATCTTGGGAACCGTTCGATCATGCGCGCCTGCCATCCCGGGCACGCCAGCGGGAACAACCTGAATCCCGCATTATCAACAAGCACGATGACAACAGCCACCCCATCGGCGCACTATTTCAGCTGCAGGGGATAGCGCTGCCACAGCACATGGACCAGGAAACCGGCCAGCTCGGTATCGCGGGCACTGACGGCGGCACGGATCTTGTCCAGCAGCACCATGTCGCTGCACGAGCGCACGTCGGCGTGATTGGCCTGCCCGGCCCTGCGCGCACGGTAGCGCGCGGCCCGCTGCGCGTCGCTCATCGCGTACCCGAACTTGGGCGGACGACCGCGCTTGCGCGGCAGGGTCAGCTCAAGGGTTCCGGGGTCTTTGTCATCACGCATGGGCGGGGTGCGGGCGGCGGCGAGCAACGGGGGGTGCGCAATTTATCGTGAGGCATCACTTTAATCCAGCTTTTTCTGCGGTTTTGTTGCGGTGCAGTGCAAAAAATTTCGCGCACCGCATCGAATACACCCATGCCAGCACAAAAAAAGGGAGCCCGCGAACGGGCTCCCCTCATCTTCTTCATGCGGCGCGCACCGGCTCGTACCCGTGCAGGTGTGCCTCGCTGCTGGCCCGGCCCTGACTGAGCGAGCGCAGCGATGTGGTGTAGCCCACCATCTGCGCCAGCGGTGCGAAACCACTGACTTCGGCGCGACCTTCCTGGTCATCGATGCGGGCAACGCGGCCGTGGCGGCGATTGAGGTCGCCCACCACATCCCCCACCGACGCCGACGGCGAATGCACCGTCACCGCCATCACCGGCTCCAGCAGCTGCGTGCCACCCTCGGCCAGCGCCGCCTTGATCGCCTCGGCAGCGGCGCGATGGAACGCCATCTCCGAAGAGTCCTTGGCATGGGTCTGGCCATCGACAAGACTGACCTCGATACCGACCACCGGATGACCCTGCGGACCTTCCGACAGCGCGGCACGCACGCCCTTCTCCACTGCTGCGATGAAGCTGCGCGGCACCACGCCACCGACGATGCGGTCGTTGAACACCACCTGGTCGTCGTCGCGCGGTGAGACATCCAGCACCACGTGTGCGAACTGGCCCTGGCCGCCGGTCTGCTTGACCAGCCGCCCGACTACGCCGGACATAGCGCGCATCGGTGTCTCCTGATAGGCCACGCGCGGCGCACCCACGCCAACATCCACCTTCCATTCGCTGCGCAGGCGCTCGACCATCACCTCCAGGTGCAGCTCGCCCATGCCCCAGACCAGGGTCTCCGCCGTGTCGCGATCGGTTTCGACGCGGAACGAGGGATCTTCCTGGGCCAGGCTGGCCAGGCCTTGCGCCATCCGGATCAGGTCGGCCGCACGCGCCGGCTCCAGCCGCCAGGCCAGCACCGGCGCCTGTGCCTGGATGTTCTCCAGGCGCAGCGGCTGTGCGCGGCCGCTCAGCGTTTCACCGCTGATCGCATCCTTCCAGCCCAGCACCGCGACGATGTCACCGGCCACGGCCTGCTCGATGTCGTGGGTCTGGTCGGCCTGCACCCGCACCAGGCGGCTGACACGCCGCCCTTGCGGATGCTGCGAACTGGCCAGCGCATCACCGGCCTTCAAGGTGCCCGAATACAGCCGCACGAAGCTGAGGGCGCCGTGCTGCTGGTGGGTGATCTTGAACAGCAGGCCGGCCAACGGACCGTCCGGGTCCGGCGGCAGCGACACGTCACCGTGGTCTGACTCGGCGGTGACCGCAGGCCGATCCAGCGGCGACGGCAGGTAATCGACCACCGCGTCCAGCAGCGTTTCGATGCCCTTGTCCTTGAACGCCGCACCGGCCAGCACCGGCACGCCGGCACCGGCCAACGTCGCCCGGCGGATCGCCGCGCGCAGCTGTTCGGCATCGACCACGCGCCCTTCCAGCCAGGCATCGGCGAGCCGTTCATCGTGGTCGGCTACGGCCTCGACCAGCGCATCGCGTCGCGGCTGCCATGTTGCGCGCAGCGTGTCGTCCCAAGCAGTGATCGTGGCCGCAGCACCGTCCTGCCACTGCAGCACGCGCTCATCGACCAGATCGACCCAGCCGTTGAAGGCGCCTTCGCTGCCCAGCGGTACGCCCAGCGCCCACGGCCGTGCCCGCAGCTTGTCCTGCAACTGCTCCAGCACGCGCTCGAACGAGGCGCCGACGCGATCCATCTTGTTGACGAAGGCGATCAGCGGCACCCGATGGCGGCGCGCCTGGCGCCACACCGTCTCCGACTGCGGCTGCACACCGTCCACTGCCGAGAACACGGCCACGGCACCATCGAGCACGCGCAGCGAACGCTCGACTTCAATGGCGAAGTCGATGTGGCCGGGGGTATCGATCAGGGTCAACCGATGCGGCGGCAGGTCGCGCGGCGCCCACTGTGCCTGCACGGCGGCCGCGCCGATGGTGATGCCACGCTCACGCTCGATCGCCGAGAAGTCGGTGGTCGCGTTGCCGTCGTGCACTTCACCGACGCGGTGGATCTCGCCGCTTTTCCACAGCAGGCGTTCGGTCAGCGTGGTCTTGCCGGCGTCGATGTGGGCAATGATGCCGAGGTTGCGACGGCGGGAAAGGACTTGGGTGTTCATAAAGAGGTTCCTGCTAAGCCAACTCCAGGGGCCGCGCACCCCGGTTGGCGACAGGGCGCGCGGCTAGCGTTCGGTCTCGGCGATCTGGTGCATGGCACGTTCTCCTTGGGTACTGGGTAGAGTCGACTGTTGGTCGACTCACGAAAAAGCAGAAACGAAAAGAGCGCCCCGAAGGGCGCTCTGTGGATGGTCCAGCGATGGCCGCTTCAGCGGCCTCGTGGGGCTCCAGGCAGACACGCCCGTTCCGCGCTTGCGCGGGTCAGGGTGAAAAACTTCAGGAGCGGCATCCGGTTCATGGGGCGCATTCTAGACCTGCCAATCTGGCGCGCAAGTGAATATTGCGCACACCAGTGGAACGATGAGGCCGACCGGCGTCAGGGTCGGATCCCCTTGCCAACGGCAAAGGGTCCTGACCCCACCACCGCCTACTTGCAGCCGTGCAGCTTCCGCGCCTCGGCCACCGTCGCAGCCTGGTCGTCCCCCATCGAGACCCAGCCCTTCAGCGACATTGCCGGATCCACGTGCGCCTCACGCGTGCCGCCATGGACCACCACTTCGGTCCAGCTACCCACAGGCGCCAGCTCCGAAAGCCGCGCCGCCTGGTCGTCCTCGGTGCTGAACATGTCGTCCGCACCCGCCTTCGGCGTGGTATTCACGGTTTCGGTCTTGCGGGTGCGGACCCGAAGCGCACCATCCGGCAGGCGCTGGGTGATCACCTCATGGCGCTCGACACCGTACGCCCAACTGTTCTCGCCAACGCTGCGGGTCTCGCTGCCGTCATCAGCCACGGCCACCACCTCGCCCGCTGGCCCGATCACGCCCGCGACAGCCCCCATGCCGGCCATCAATGCCTGATAGACGATCATCTGTCGCTGTTCGGCGCTCAACGGCCCGGACTTGAGCTTGGCAGCAGGGATTTTCAGGTACGCCGCCTCCCTGCACAGCACCAGCACCTGCTGGTCGTCCCAGCCGACCGACATTTCCTCGTTGGCGAAGTACTGCGTCTTCAACGTGGTGACAGCGGCACCTTCGCCGCCGGAATGCCGGGTCTCGATCAGCGACGCCTGCTCGGACGCGGTCACCAGTGACACCGAAGAAGTCGATGCCGCACTGGTGGCTCCTGCGGAGGTGGCCATGGCGACCAGCAGCACGCCACGCGAAAGACTACAGATCATTGCATCAGTCCATTGAGAAATTCAGATGCACCATGATATGCCGAACGAAGCACGATGAGGCTCTCAATCCACCTCCCTCAGCGCCGGCACCCAGCCTTGCGCGGATGTCGCAAATGCCCCGTCGCCAAGCTCGCCTGCCGCCCGTTCACGTCGAAGTCGCAGTAGCGAGCAGATCCGGCCAACACCGCTTTTTTCTCGTGCATCCGGCACAGCCTGGTCCACGCAGAAAGCCACAGTCGCTTGCACGGGGACATGCCCGCACTCAATGATCTCCCGCGCCATCGACAAACCACCTGTGTTGCATCAG
Proteins encoded in this region:
- a CDS encoding cytochrome-c peroxidase — its product is MLFNDTRLGADGTTSCSSCHAAEHAFTDARAVSIGAFGKAGTRNAPSLIGLRAKGPQFWDGRESSLAAAVLQPWANPVEMGHATVPEAMQHISRHPEYAEFLGRPVTEQDIAEALSSYLLSLQPAPSPYDRARLSGDSQLLGPRAERGMALFKGKAQCASCHSLDGTHELSDGKFHHASVGFERIAGNLRNLQIQLEDARAAGQPLGTLVLTETDIAELGRFAVSGNPKDMGAFRTPSLRNVARTAPYMHDGSIQTLDAAVEHELYYRGLTTGQPISLTIEERHDLIAFLQALSNP
- a CDS encoding response regulator transcription factor, which translates into the protein MNGFPAPRPLQLALLDDHEIVRRGTALHLAGDRRFTIVASHTHSDDLINSLRYARVDVAIIDLTLAPGDRDGAELVALLREQFPRMPLLAFATHLPTTNLNHLIGTGLSGFVSKAEPLHALSDAILRVAQGLTRAPPDFTLAIGRHELTRNEREVLDLLLEGFTLSEIALRRHRSIKTVSTQKIAALRKLGLRSDIEVYAMRERMLELR
- a CDS encoding ATP-binding protein, whose amino-acid sequence is MRRGSALRQPALIALLLTLLLLPGAAAEDATLQHWPPNGHVRVAMPPSLRPMPAALTDNASPATLAHGYAEIVSRHTRLVFEEIPYPSIEASIHAVCRNEAELVMVFGGARHRAPPCPDLIASGAYPGGATLLAARSGTRLPRDVHELHGWTIAVVRGGPFAGWLAAHHPQIQLRHFPDRHATLAAVAAGLADVAIGLESTLRPMVRRHFNGSLQLQPLESDFSSDLHLLVRRQNEALLRRIDKAVRDITLDEHAGLLHLWAEQALPASLGEALRWARQPPALAWVALIPLLAALPLLWRLRHRLRPGSDRLGARAAGMISHEMRNAAQAMLAAIELLAQSPLRRGQGELVGVAKAAGHSLRALLNRALDFSRVAAGTFTPQPRPCDVLGLCQQVLYAIDPHARRKGLRLQFAAPAAPSPSVMIDPDALRQIASNLLINAVKFSDAGSIELRLDLVPPARPRELLLEVIDSGIGIAPDTLKTLFRPFHQGAGGKRRGGSGLGLAICRELARAMGGELTVHSVLGKGSRFILRLPVRATRATTDPAPARTAAAPLAGLALLLAEDHPLNRRVVAEQLRQLGAEVCAVAEATEALAEQARHPRSVMLLDIGLRGMDGHALAGELRRQSDTPLRLIALSARTGRRHLERCRASGFDAVLTKPLRPAQLLQALELHAPQGVAPDEATAATDSLLAAYLSDMGNELGSIEGCLRDHNAPALRHHAHRLQGTLQMLGAHEQAALAAALWDLGQRATPDWSAARQLLERLRDWHGARTADALPSP
- a CDS encoding SapC family protein, with the protein product MTTTSDTTTEAAPSGAPLFYSRPVPLQADLHADLRILPGRLEFAAGNNAIPLVLGEFALALHHFPILFAGPGAVPMAAVGVSDQNLFIKDGLWEDETYIPAYLRRHPFIFIDTGADNDFLLGIDEDSPRVVKGGEEGQPLFTDGKATEMVQQALEFCGQFTREHEQTLAFSKALVDNGLLVERNATVRTPDGREFNLNGFLVVDVEKFVALPEATVVEWHRSGWMALIHQHLMSLGRFNDLTRRQVERLAA
- the fusA gene encoding elongation factor G produces the protein MNTQVLSRRRNLGIIAHIDAGKTTLTERLLWKSGEIHRVGEVHDGNATTDFSAIERERGITIGAAAVQAQWAPRDLPPHRLTLIDTPGHIDFAIEVERSLRVLDGAVAVFSAVDGVQPQSETVWRQARRHRVPLIAFVNKMDRVGASFERVLEQLQDKLRARPWALGVPLGSEGAFNGWVDLVDERVLQWQDGAAATITAWDDTLRATWQPRRDALVEAVADHDERLADAWLEGRVVDAEQLRAAIRRATLAGAGVPVLAGAAFKDKGIETLLDAVVDYLPSPLDRPAVTAESDHGDVSLPPDPDGPLAGLLFKITHQQHGALSFVRLYSGTLKAGDALASSQHPQGRRVSRLVRVQADQTHDIEQAVAGDIVAVLGWKDAISGETLSGRAQPLRLENIQAQAPVLAWRLEPARAADLIRMAQGLASLAQEDPSFRVETDRDTAETLVWGMGELHLEVMVERLRSEWKVDVGVGAPRVAYQETPMRAMSGVVGRLVKQTGGQGQFAHVVLDVSPRDDDQVVFNDRIVGGVVPRSFIAAVEKGVRAALSEGPQGHPVVGIEVSLVDGQTHAKDSSEMAFHRAAAEAIKAALAEGGTQLLEPVMAVTVHSPSASVGDVVGDLNRRHGRVARIDDQEGRAEVSGFAPLAQMVGYTTSLRSLSQGRASSEAHLHGYEPVRAA